Proteins encoded within one genomic window of Thalassophryne amazonica chromosome 23, fThaAma1.1, whole genome shotgun sequence:
- the LOC117504579 gene encoding FERM domain-containing protein 7 isoform X1, with translation MIVAVIREGSEMGDSHRRFGKLETLATKSRVSKETKLRLRVIFLDDSERTFEVEQKVLGGEFYNKVCGHLKLLEKEYFGLEFRHRSGNYVWLELLKPLSKQIKYTSDLFFRFIVKFFPPDPGQLKRGLTSQCVCRYLFALQIKQDLSNGSLTCNDNSAALLVSHLLQSELGDYHEDLVSQHLELKHYVPNQEYLDHKIIKFHKRHRGVSPADSDIHLLELARKLDMYGIRPHPAHDGEGTRINLAVTHSGVLVFQGNTKINTFSWAKIRKLSFKRKHFLIKLHDKVVPSCKDVLEFSMVSRDVCKSFWKMCVEYHAFFRLAEEPKAIHKTLLSCKGSSFRYSGRTHKQLLGCMGLGEKLSHFERTYCQTDFDPRQCRSSPDLLTDVSKQLFRHSHPFPRSGRTMAVHSQEELDCHHQAADDIEGQGTKRSQCSVEVSQRSRTFSEVAPFSSCLSQSTPSPKTRAASTSLMDDDMRGGQFGAQRQAQRLAGVYGLRSRRRPNPQPHPDAAQQLVLLYPNNPAYQYHPILPTFPMAGNLPLSQHACLSDYVVVSSLERFPQPRRRDYVTMDGLSRPLIYPLNHESASLSPLRRNLCPSGLGGLPRVYQQGTNGARHLDIGHTEAGHYSDDSNFLPGLPRRVASQPDVKFHLSRSSNPTFNPASEFRPLGYYPHLSRPSRPTYLPLNSSPLLDRPTSLCMAGGTMQSYSNSDPEVFYPYYCPAPPLANVARPFGLATMRFSSGSLQLDEAEEGEEEDEGAVKKTKKEFKCEESNEKTGEGEQSKGSAKMTEVTL, from the exons ATGATTGTTGCTGTCATTAGAGAGGGGAGTGAGATGGGAGACAGTCACAGACGTTTCGGGAAACTCGAGACCCTCGCGACCAAGTCTCGGGTCTCCAAGGAGACGAAGCTCCGGCTGCGCGTGATCTTCCTGGATGACAGCGAGCGCACCTTCGaggtggag CAAAAAGTTTTAGGTGGTGAATTTTACAACAAAGTGTGCGGACATCTGAAGCTGCTGGAGAAAGAATACTTCGGACTGGAGTTCAGACACCGCAGCGGCAACTAC GTTTGGTTGGAGCTGCTGAAGCCGTTGTCCAAACAGATTAAAT ACACCAGCGATCTGTTCTTCAGGTTCATTGTTAAGTTCTTCCCACCGGATCCTGGCCAGCTGAAGAGGGGCCTCACCAG TCAATGTGTGTGTAGGTATCTGTTTGCCTTGCAGATAAAACAGGACTTGTCTAATGGCAGTCTGACCTGCAATGACAACAGTGCCGCCCTGCTGGTCTCCCACCTACTTCAGT CCGAGCTCGGGGACTATCACGAGGACCTGGTCTCTCAGCATCTAGAACTAAAGCACTACGTCCCCAACCAAGAATACCTCGACCATAAAATCATCAAGTTCCACAAAAGACACAG AGGTGTTTCTCCAGCGGACTCTGACATCCACCTGTTGGAGTTGGCGAGGAAGCTGGATATGTACGGCATCAGACCCCATCCTGCCCACGATGGCGAGGGAACGAGGATCAACCTGGCTGTTACACACTCTGGAGTTCTCGTATTTCAG GGAAATACTAAGATCAACACATTCAGCTGGGCCAAGATCCGCAAACTGAGCTTCAAGCGTAAACATTTCTTAATCAAACTTCATGACAAAGTTGTG CCATCCTGTAAGGACGTATTGGAGTTCTCCATGGTGAGTCGTGATGTTTGTAAGTCGTTCTGGAAGATGTGCGTGGAATACCACGCATTCTTCCGACTAGCTGAGGAACCGAAGGCGATACACAAAACACTTCTGTCCTGCAAAGGCTCCAGCTTCAGATACAG TGGGCGGACCCACAAGCAGCTGTTGGGATGTATGGGACTGGGAGAGAAGCTTTCTCACTTTGAGAG GACGTACTGTCAGACTGACTTTGATCCCAGACAGTGTCGATCTTCGCCTGATCTTCTCACTGATGTCTCCAAACAA CTATTCAGGCACTCCCACCCATTCCCTCGGTCAGGACGTACCATGGCGGTGCACAGTCAGGAAGAGCTGGACTGTCATCATCAAGCTGCAGATGACATTGAAGGACAAGGGACAAAACGCAGCCAATGCTCTGTTGAGGTCAGTCAGAGGTCACGCACTTTCTCCGAAGTCGCACCCTTTTCTTCATGCCTCAGTCAATCCACCCCCTCACCCAAAACAAGGGCTGCCTCAACATCTCTGATGGATGATGACATGCGAGGTGGACAGTTTGGTGCACAACGCCAAGCTCAACGGTTAGCCGGCGTCTACGGCCTCCGATCACGGCGCCGGCCAAACCCACAGCCACACCCAGATGCAGCACAGCAGTTGGTTCTTCTCTACCCAAACAATCCAGCCTACCAGTACCACCCTATTCTCCCCACATTTCCAATGGCTGGCAACCTGCCACTCAGCCAACATGCCTGTTTGTCAGATTATGTTGTTGTTTCCTCACTGGAGCGCTTCCCACAGCCAAGAAGGCGGGATTATGTGACAATGGACGGCCTCTCTCGGCCCTTGATATACCCActaaaccatgaatctgcctctcTGTCACCGCTCAGGAGGAACCTGTGCCCATCTGGTTTGGGAGGACTACCCAGGGTGTACCAGCAAGGAACCAACGGAGCAAGGCACTTGGATATCGGACATACTGAGGCGGGGCATTATAGCGACGACTCCAACTTCCTTCCAGGACTGCCTCGCCGTGTTGCTAGCCAACCAGATGTCAAGTTCCACCTCTCAAGGAGTTCAAACCCtacttttaatccagcttctgagTTCCGTCCCCTTGGCTACTACCCCCACTTGTCACGCCCCTCCAGACCGACCTACCTCCCATTAAATTCTTCACCTCTGCTTGATCGACCTACATCACTATGCATGGCTGGAGGGACCATGCAAAGCTACAGCAATTCGGACCCAGAGGTTTTCTATCCATATTATTGCCCAGCACCACCGCTGGCAAACGTGGCACGACCCTTCGGACTTGCCACGATGAGATTTTCTTCTGGGAGCCTCCAactggatgaagcagaagaaggGGAGGAGGAAGACGAAGGTGCagtgaaaaagacaaaaaaggaaTTTAAGTGTGAGGAGAGTAATGAGAAAACAGGCGAAGGAGAACAGAGCAAAGGATCAGCAAAAATGACTGAGGTCACTCTGTAG
- the LOC117504579 gene encoding FERM domain-containing protein 7 isoform X2, producing the protein MIVAVIREGSEMGDSHRRFGKLETLATKSRVSKETKLRLRVIFLDDSERTFEVEQKVLGGEFYNKVCGHLKLLEKEYFGLEFRHRSGNYVWLELLKPLSKQIKYTSDLFFRFIVKFFPPDPGQLKRGLTRYLFALQIKQDLSNGSLTCNDNSAALLVSHLLQSELGDYHEDLVSQHLELKHYVPNQEYLDHKIIKFHKRHRGVSPADSDIHLLELARKLDMYGIRPHPAHDGEGTRINLAVTHSGVLVFQGNTKINTFSWAKIRKLSFKRKHFLIKLHDKVVPSCKDVLEFSMVSRDVCKSFWKMCVEYHAFFRLAEEPKAIHKTLLSCKGSSFRYSGRTHKQLLGCMGLGEKLSHFERTYCQTDFDPRQCRSSPDLLTDVSKQLFRHSHPFPRSGRTMAVHSQEELDCHHQAADDIEGQGTKRSQCSVEVSQRSRTFSEVAPFSSCLSQSTPSPKTRAASTSLMDDDMRGGQFGAQRQAQRLAGVYGLRSRRRPNPQPHPDAAQQLVLLYPNNPAYQYHPILPTFPMAGNLPLSQHACLSDYVVVSSLERFPQPRRRDYVTMDGLSRPLIYPLNHESASLSPLRRNLCPSGLGGLPRVYQQGTNGARHLDIGHTEAGHYSDDSNFLPGLPRRVASQPDVKFHLSRSSNPTFNPASEFRPLGYYPHLSRPSRPTYLPLNSSPLLDRPTSLCMAGGTMQSYSNSDPEVFYPYYCPAPPLANVARPFGLATMRFSSGSLQLDEAEEGEEEDEGAVKKTKKEFKCEESNEKTGEGEQSKGSAKMTEVTL; encoded by the exons ATGATTGTTGCTGTCATTAGAGAGGGGAGTGAGATGGGAGACAGTCACAGACGTTTCGGGAAACTCGAGACCCTCGCGACCAAGTCTCGGGTCTCCAAGGAGACGAAGCTCCGGCTGCGCGTGATCTTCCTGGATGACAGCGAGCGCACCTTCGaggtggag CAAAAAGTTTTAGGTGGTGAATTTTACAACAAAGTGTGCGGACATCTGAAGCTGCTGGAGAAAGAATACTTCGGACTGGAGTTCAGACACCGCAGCGGCAACTAC GTTTGGTTGGAGCTGCTGAAGCCGTTGTCCAAACAGATTAAAT ACACCAGCGATCTGTTCTTCAGGTTCATTGTTAAGTTCTTCCCACCGGATCCTGGCCAGCTGAAGAGGGGCCTCACCAG GTATCTGTTTGCCTTGCAGATAAAACAGGACTTGTCTAATGGCAGTCTGACCTGCAATGACAACAGTGCCGCCCTGCTGGTCTCCCACCTACTTCAGT CCGAGCTCGGGGACTATCACGAGGACCTGGTCTCTCAGCATCTAGAACTAAAGCACTACGTCCCCAACCAAGAATACCTCGACCATAAAATCATCAAGTTCCACAAAAGACACAG AGGTGTTTCTCCAGCGGACTCTGACATCCACCTGTTGGAGTTGGCGAGGAAGCTGGATATGTACGGCATCAGACCCCATCCTGCCCACGATGGCGAGGGAACGAGGATCAACCTGGCTGTTACACACTCTGGAGTTCTCGTATTTCAG GGAAATACTAAGATCAACACATTCAGCTGGGCCAAGATCCGCAAACTGAGCTTCAAGCGTAAACATTTCTTAATCAAACTTCATGACAAAGTTGTG CCATCCTGTAAGGACGTATTGGAGTTCTCCATGGTGAGTCGTGATGTTTGTAAGTCGTTCTGGAAGATGTGCGTGGAATACCACGCATTCTTCCGACTAGCTGAGGAACCGAAGGCGATACACAAAACACTTCTGTCCTGCAAAGGCTCCAGCTTCAGATACAG TGGGCGGACCCACAAGCAGCTGTTGGGATGTATGGGACTGGGAGAGAAGCTTTCTCACTTTGAGAG GACGTACTGTCAGACTGACTTTGATCCCAGACAGTGTCGATCTTCGCCTGATCTTCTCACTGATGTCTCCAAACAA CTATTCAGGCACTCCCACCCATTCCCTCGGTCAGGACGTACCATGGCGGTGCACAGTCAGGAAGAGCTGGACTGTCATCATCAAGCTGCAGATGACATTGAAGGACAAGGGACAAAACGCAGCCAATGCTCTGTTGAGGTCAGTCAGAGGTCACGCACTTTCTCCGAAGTCGCACCCTTTTCTTCATGCCTCAGTCAATCCACCCCCTCACCCAAAACAAGGGCTGCCTCAACATCTCTGATGGATGATGACATGCGAGGTGGACAGTTTGGTGCACAACGCCAAGCTCAACGGTTAGCCGGCGTCTACGGCCTCCGATCACGGCGCCGGCCAAACCCACAGCCACACCCAGATGCAGCACAGCAGTTGGTTCTTCTCTACCCAAACAATCCAGCCTACCAGTACCACCCTATTCTCCCCACATTTCCAATGGCTGGCAACCTGCCACTCAGCCAACATGCCTGTTTGTCAGATTATGTTGTTGTTTCCTCACTGGAGCGCTTCCCACAGCCAAGAAGGCGGGATTATGTGACAATGGACGGCCTCTCTCGGCCCTTGATATACCCActaaaccatgaatctgcctctcTGTCACCGCTCAGGAGGAACCTGTGCCCATCTGGTTTGGGAGGACTACCCAGGGTGTACCAGCAAGGAACCAACGGAGCAAGGCACTTGGATATCGGACATACTGAGGCGGGGCATTATAGCGACGACTCCAACTTCCTTCCAGGACTGCCTCGCCGTGTTGCTAGCCAACCAGATGTCAAGTTCCACCTCTCAAGGAGTTCAAACCCtacttttaatccagcttctgagTTCCGTCCCCTTGGCTACTACCCCCACTTGTCACGCCCCTCCAGACCGACCTACCTCCCATTAAATTCTTCACCTCTGCTTGATCGACCTACATCACTATGCATGGCTGGAGGGACCATGCAAAGCTACAGCAATTCGGACCCAGAGGTTTTCTATCCATATTATTGCCCAGCACCACCGCTGGCAAACGTGGCACGACCCTTCGGACTTGCCACGATGAGATTTTCTTCTGGGAGCCTCCAactggatgaagcagaagaaggGGAGGAGGAAGACGAAGGTGCagtgaaaaagacaaaaaaggaaTTTAAGTGTGAGGAGAGTAATGAGAAAACAGGCGAAGGAGAACAGAGCAAAGGATCAGCAAAAATGACTGAGGTCACTCTGTAG